AGGTTTACACCTGCGATCGCATCTCGCAACGCTACACTAGTATGCGTATAAGCCCCAGCATTAATCAAAATTCCCTGATGTTTTCCTAGGGCTTCATGAATAGTATCAACCAAAACGCCTTCATGATTTGACTGCACAGGAAAAACTTTCACCTGTAGTTTCAGTCCTTCTGCTGCTAACAGGTTGTTAATTTCCGCCAGAGTAAGCGAACCGTAAATTCCCGGTTCTCGCTGTCCTAGCAAATTCAGGTTTGGCCCGTGCAGCACCAAAATACTTAAAGGCTGCAACGTCAAGTCCGGCACTTTCGAGCTACTAACGACGACGCGAACGCTCATCTACAGGAATCGGAATCAATTCCGGTTCCGGCTCACCTTCTGGCCCGAGTAGGGCTTCAATCAGCTTCCGCGCCAATTCTTTCAGCTTTTCCAGTACCTTTTCTATATAGTCCATTGAACTGACTGCTCCTGAGATACTACCTCAATTTTGATTAACAGCTACGCAGAAACTGGCGTACTTCCGCACCTCTGGCTTGAATTTGGCCGATCGCACTCCCAAAAGTAAGGGATAATCCACTTTATCAAAGTTTGTAGTTGTGATCTGCCTTACTTCTTTAGATTATCATATCTGTAAAGTTCAAGACGTGCCTTCCTCC
The genomic region above belongs to Calothrix sp. NIES-2098 and contains:
- a CDS encoding 3-dehydroquinate dehydratase, type II; amino-acid sequence: MSVRVVVSSSKVPDLTLQPLSILVLHGPNLNLLGQREPGIYGSLTLAEINNLLAAEGLKLQVKVFPVQSNHEGVLVDTIHEALGKHQGILINAGAYTHTSVALRDAIAGVNLPSVEVHLSNIYRREEFRHHSYIAPIAIGQISGFGVQSYILGLQALVHHLRKDKV